The nucleotide window CGGCGTGGGCAGGACGAGCGCCTCGCCGTCCACACCGACCTCGATCTCGGCGCGGTCGGCGTCCACGATCACCTCGCGGGCGGTCAGCACCGTGAGTCCGGTGGAGTGCCGGCCCAGCAGCAGGCCGGCGGCCTCGGCGGCGTTCGTGACCGTGACACCCAGGACGCCGAGCACCCCGGACTCCAGCCGCTCGCGGTAGCCCAGCCCTGCCGGATCGTCCATGCGGTACGGGTTGTTGCTCACCAGGAGGGCCTGGGGCGCGTCGATCACGGCCGTTCCGGCCGTGCCGGCCGTGCCGGCTGTTTCGGCGCCCTCCACCCGGGCGGTCAGCCGCGGCCCCCGCTGGTGCGTGAGCAGCTCGGGCAGCAGCTCCAGCGTCGTACGGACCTTGTCGTCACGGTACTCGGGGCTCTGCACGACCACCGCGTACGCCCCGAACGAGGCATTGTTGACGAAGGGGTGGGTGTCGGCGAAGCCGAGGTCGACGTGGAGCTCGACGCCCTCGTCGGTGAGCGCGTCGAGGCTCGCCGCCGGGTCGCTCCGGTCCAGCCCCAGGTCCATGGCGAAGTGGTTGCGGGTGCCGGCGCTGACGACGAGGAACGGCACGTCGTGCTCCGCGGCGACGGCGGCGACGAGCGCCTGCGTGCCGTCCCCGCCTGCGACGCCGAGCAGATCGGCGCCGTCCGCGACGGCCTGCCGGGCGAGTTCCGTCACGTCCTCCCAGTTCCCGGGGTCGAGCAGGTGGACGCGCGCGCCGAGCTTCTCGGCCTTCTCCTTCAGCCCGAACCGCTCGACCTTCCCGTCCCCGGAGCGCGGGTTCATGATCAGGAAGGGCCGGTCGGGTGCCGGGGTGTGGTGCTCGGGCACGGTCACGGTGTGCGATCTGGTGCTGCTGAGCGCGAACTTCCCGGCCCAGACGGCGCATCCCCACAGCGCCAGGGAGACGGTCACGACCCACAGCAGGTTCTCCGCGGCGAAGAACCAGACGACCGCGGTGGGCGTGGCGACCGCCAGGGCCACGGCCGCCGCGCGGGCCGGTCCCC belongs to Streptomyces sp. V3I8 and includes:
- a CDS encoding diacylglycerol kinase family protein, which codes for MSLDLDGRAHTRQRWAARGALTAGGVAVLLPLGYARVQSLLLVTVGVLGTAVTVAALWWVLTLRGPARAAAVALAVATPTAVVWFFAAENLLWVVTVSLALWGCAVWAGKFALSSTRSHTVTVPEHHTPAPDRPFLIMNPRSGDGKVERFGLKEKAEKLGARVHLLDPGNWEDVTELARQAVADGADLLGVAGGDGTQALVAAVAAEHDVPFLVVSAGTRNHFAMDLGLDRSDPAASLDALTDEGVELHVDLGFADTHPFVNNASFGAYAVVVQSPEYRDDKVRTTLELLPELLTHQRGPRLTARVEGAETAGTAGTAGTAVIDAPQALLVSNNPYRMDDPAGLGYRERLESGVLGVLGVTVTNAAEAAGLLLGRHSTGLTVLTAREVIVDADRAEIEVGVDGEALVLPTPVRCRIEPGALRVRVPGNRPGVPETKPPLDWRRLRKLAAAVGRTALPRQRTLPAQAGPPENRTPPTA